The Amycolatopsis viridis genome window below encodes:
- a CDS encoding MFS transporter: MARFLHRLALRPLVCGALIGEAGPVTSTQTRARIHPAWFVAFAAFVALVGAAGFRAVPGVLIDPLHEEFGWSTSTISSAVSINLVLYGVTAPFAAALMERLGMRRVVVGALVLVAAGSGLTVFMTASWQLLLCWGVLVGLGTGSMALAFVATVTSRWFVRHRGLVSGILTAASAAGQLVFLPLLAALATHQGWRTASLVVAFAALAVVPITLIFLRDHPSDLGLTAYGATEVEEVPHSSGAARRALQVLGQAAKTRTFWLLAGGFAVCGASTNGLVQTHFVPAAHEHGMPPTTAASLLAVVGLFDVAGTIASGWFTDRFDPRILLGVYYFLRGGSLILLPHLFAPTTQPPMWAFIIFYGLDWVATVPPTVALARERFGVSGPIVFGWVFASHQIGAAIAATGAGIIHDRSGSYDLAWYISGGLCALATVMSLLIPSARAMREPRNMPLTRHA; the protein is encoded by the coding sequence ATGGCCAGATTCTTGCACAGATTGGCGCTCCGGCCACTCGTCTGCGGTGCGTTGATCGGTGAAGCTGGTCCGGTGACCTCAACGCAGACCCGTGCGCGCATACACCCGGCCTGGTTCGTCGCCTTCGCGGCCTTCGTCGCGCTCGTCGGTGCCGCCGGGTTCCGCGCCGTCCCCGGCGTGCTGATCGACCCCCTGCACGAAGAGTTCGGCTGGTCGACCTCCACGATCTCGTCCGCGGTGTCGATCAACCTGGTGCTGTACGGCGTGACCGCGCCGTTCGCCGCCGCGCTGATGGAGCGGCTCGGCATGCGCCGGGTGGTCGTCGGCGCGCTGGTCCTGGTCGCGGCGGGCAGCGGGCTGACGGTGTTCATGACCGCGAGCTGGCAGCTCCTGCTGTGCTGGGGCGTGCTGGTCGGGCTGGGCACCGGGTCGATGGCGCTGGCGTTCGTCGCGACGGTCACCTCCCGCTGGTTCGTCCGCCATCGCGGCCTGGTCAGCGGCATCCTCACCGCGGCGAGCGCGGCCGGGCAGCTGGTGTTCCTGCCGTTGCTCGCCGCGCTGGCGACGCACCAGGGCTGGCGCACCGCGTCGCTGGTGGTCGCCTTCGCCGCGCTCGCGGTCGTGCCGATCACGCTGATCTTCCTGCGTGACCACCCGAGCGACCTCGGCCTCACCGCGTACGGCGCGACCGAGGTCGAGGAGGTGCCGCACTCGTCCGGAGCGGCCCGGCGCGCGCTCCAGGTGCTGGGACAGGCTGCCAAGACCCGCACGTTCTGGCTGCTCGCGGGCGGGTTCGCGGTCTGCGGGGCGTCCACCAACGGCCTGGTCCAGACCCACTTCGTGCCGGCCGCGCACGAGCACGGCATGCCGCCCACCACCGCGGCCTCGCTCCTCGCGGTCGTCGGCCTCTTCGACGTGGCCGGCACGATCGCGTCCGGCTGGTTCACCGACCGGTTCGACCCGCGGATCCTGCTCGGCGTGTACTACTTCCTGCGCGGTGGGTCGCTGATCCTGCTGCCGCACCTGTTCGCTCCGACGACGCAGCCGCCGATGTGGGCGTTCATCATCTTCTACGGCCTGGACTGGGTGGCCACCGTGCCGCCGACGGTGGCGCTGGCCCGCGAGCGCTTCGGCGTGAGCGGCCCGATCGTGTTCGGCTGGGTGTTCGCGTCCCACCAGATCGGCGCGGCGATCGCCGCGACCGGCGCCGGGATCATCCACGACCGCTCCGGCAGCTACGACCTCGCGTGGTACATCTCGGGCGGCCTCTGCGCCCTGGCCACGGTGATGTCGCTGCTGATTCCCTCGGCCAGGGCAATGCGGGAACCGCGAAACATGCCGTTAACACGCCATGCGTAG
- the glnA gene encoding type I glutamate--ammonia ligase encodes MDRQQEFVLRTLEERDIRFVRLWFTDVLGFLKSVAVAPAELEGAFSDGIGFDGSAIEGFARVYESDMVAKPDPSTFQVLPWETPEGGHYSARMFCDIAMPDGSPSWADPRHVLRRQLSKAGEAGFTCYVHPEIEFFLLSSLPSDGSEPEPADNGGYFDQTSHATATHFRRNAIEALEAMGISVEFSHHEGAPGQQEIDLRYADALTMADNVMTFRYVVKEVALTQGVRATFMPKPFTEQPGSGMHTHVSLFEGDRNAFHNPEDPYELSETGKAFVAGLMHHAREISAVTNQWVNSYKRLISGGEAPTTVSWGRANRSALVRVPNYSPGKASSRRVEIRTIDSACNPYLAYSVVIAAGLKGIEKGYELPPAAEDDIWSMSDAERRAAGYDQLPQNLGEALAEMEKSELLPDALGEHVYDFFLRNKRAEWDAYRRSVTPYELRTLLPVL; translated from the coding sequence ATGGATCGCCAGCAGGAGTTCGTGCTGCGCACGCTGGAAGAACGTGACATCCGGTTCGTCCGTCTGTGGTTCACCGACGTCTTGGGTTTCCTGAAGTCGGTGGCCGTCGCTCCCGCCGAGCTGGAGGGTGCGTTCAGCGACGGGATCGGGTTCGACGGATCGGCCATCGAGGGCTTCGCGCGCGTCTACGAATCGGACATGGTCGCGAAGCCCGACCCGTCGACGTTCCAGGTGCTGCCCTGGGAGACCCCGGAGGGCGGGCACTACTCGGCGCGGATGTTCTGCGACATCGCGATGCCCGACGGGTCGCCGTCGTGGGCCGACCCGCGGCACGTGCTCCGGCGCCAGCTGTCCAAGGCCGGCGAGGCCGGGTTCACCTGCTACGTGCACCCGGAGATCGAGTTCTTCCTGCTGTCGAGCCTGCCCTCGGACGGCAGCGAACCCGAGCCCGCCGACAACGGCGGGTACTTCGACCAGACCAGTCACGCGACGGCGACCCACTTCCGCCGCAACGCCATCGAGGCGCTCGAGGCGATGGGCATCTCCGTCGAGTTCAGCCACCACGAGGGCGCCCCGGGGCAGCAGGAGATCGACCTGCGCTACGCCGACGCGCTGACCATGGCCGACAACGTGATGACGTTCCGGTACGTGGTGAAGGAGGTCGCGCTGACCCAGGGGGTGCGCGCGACGTTCATGCCCAAGCCGTTCACCGAGCAGCCTGGGTCGGGCATGCACACGCACGTGTCGCTGTTCGAGGGCGACCGCAACGCGTTCCACAACCCGGAGGACCCGTACGAGCTGTCCGAGACGGGCAAGGCGTTCGTGGCCGGGCTGATGCACCACGCGCGGGAGATCTCCGCGGTGACCAACCAGTGGGTGAACTCGTACAAACGGCTGATCAGCGGGGGAGAGGCGCCCACCACGGTCTCCTGGGGCCGGGCGAACCGGTCCGCGCTGGTGCGGGTGCCGAACTACTCACCCGGCAAGGCGTCCTCGCGCCGGGTGGAGATCCGCACGATCGACTCGGCGTGCAACCCCTACCTGGCCTATTCGGTCGTGATCGCCGCCGGGCTGAAGGGCATCGAGAAGGGGTACGAGCTGCCGCCGGCGGCCGAGGACGACATCTGGTCGATGAGCGACGCGGAGCGCCGCGCGGCCGGGTACGACCAGTTGCCGCAGAACCTCGGCGAGGCGCTCGCCGAGATGGAGAAGTCCGAGCTGTTGCCCGACGCGCTGGGCGAGCACGTCTACGACTTCTTCCTCCGGAACAAGCGCGCCGAGTGGGACGCCTACCGCCGGTCGGTCACGCCGTACGAGCTCAGGACCCTGTTGCCGGTGCTCTGA
- a CDS encoding GlxA family transcriptional regulator → MHRVVVLAVSEVVGYDLNIAPLVFGRAIKDGAQLYDVRVCSPDGRPVRVSHGYDAHLDHGPEALDDADTVVIPGTRVTGPRHEGVLPPDLAAAMARIPPSARLVSICTGAFVLAAAGVLDGRRATTHWAHAADFRRLYPQVDLDENVLFVDDGDVLTSAGLAAGADLCLHLVRSDHGSAVANQVARYCVVPPWRDGGQSQYIEQPLPDGDGSTAATRAWVLERLGDPLDLATLARHAGMSVRTFSRRFRAETGQSPRAWLIQQRVLHARHLLETTDLPVDRVAAESGLGTAASLRQHLNASIGVAPLAYRRTFARG, encoded by the coding sequence ATGCACCGTGTGGTGGTTCTCGCGGTTTCCGAGGTCGTGGGGTACGACCTGAACATCGCCCCGCTCGTCTTCGGCAGGGCGATCAAGGACGGTGCCCAGCTCTACGACGTGCGCGTGTGCAGCCCGGACGGCCGGCCGGTGCGGGTCAGCCACGGTTACGACGCGCACCTCGACCACGGCCCGGAAGCGCTGGACGACGCCGACACCGTCGTCATCCCCGGCACCCGCGTGACCGGGCCGCGCCACGAGGGCGTCCTGCCCCCCGACCTGGCGGCGGCCATGGCCCGCATCCCACCGTCGGCCCGGCTGGTCTCGATCTGCACCGGCGCGTTCGTCCTGGCCGCGGCCGGGGTGCTCGACGGGCGCCGGGCGACCACGCACTGGGCGCACGCGGCCGACTTCCGGCGGCTCTACCCGCAGGTGGACCTCGACGAGAACGTGCTGTTCGTGGACGACGGCGACGTGCTCACCTCCGCCGGGCTCGCCGCCGGCGCGGACCTCTGCCTGCACCTCGTGCGCTCCGACCACGGCAGCGCGGTCGCCAACCAGGTGGCCCGGTACTGCGTGGTGCCGCCGTGGCGGGACGGCGGGCAGTCCCAGTACATCGAACAGCCGCTGCCTGACGGAGACGGCAGCACCGCGGCCACCCGCGCCTGGGTGCTGGAACGGCTCGGCGACCCCCTCGACCTGGCCACGCTCGCGCGCCACGCGGGCATGAGCGTGCGCACCTTCAGCCGGCGGTTCCGCGCCGAGACCGGGCAGTCGCCGCGTGCCTGGCTCATCCAGCAGCGCGTGCTGCACGCCCGGCACCTGCTGGAGACCACGGACCTGCCGGTCGACCGGGTCGCCGCCGAGTCCGGCCTGGGGACGGCGGCGTCGCTGCGCCAGCACCTCAACGCGTCGATCGGGGTGGCACCGCTGGCATACCGCCGGACCTTCGCCCGCGGCTGA
- a CDS encoding bifunctional [glutamine synthetase] adenylyltransferase/[glutamine synthetase]-adenylyl-L-tyrosine phosphorylase produces MAEQSRGAGSPARYGFTDDRAEEHLRAAGWWTDAGPAREAVDILVALSRSADPDLALRSLDRIRETDERNWSELAEALRDNRTVRGRLVAVLGTSSALGDFLVGHPDEWTRLAADKCTEADCYADVLLDAVREGGEIRTGTPAETALRAAYRGLLLEIAGTDLGHLVEAALDRPAYAEVAQQLTLLAEAALATGLEIAQAEQAPQGLGDTRLAVIAMGKCGGRELNYVSDVDVIFVGDGDLQLATRLASTMMRVVGKACFEVDAALRPEGKQGALVRTIEGHTAYYEKWARTWEFQALLKARPIAGDADLGNQYAEMVTSMVWAAAERENFVADVQQMRRRVEGHVPSELAERELKLGRGGLRDVEFAVQLLQLVHGRADPSLRSPSTVEALTALGAGGYVGRSDAAELEMSYEFLRTVEHRLQLRRLRRTHLFPDFNDAAELRVLGRAIGVRPEMGRGEGEILLVEFRRHVQRIRRLHEKLFYRPLLQSVANVSTEDLRLTTKQAAQRLAALGYAAPDGALQHIRALTAGVSRRASIQRALLPVLLDLLADTPDPDGGLLAYRKVSEALEDTPWYLRVLRDEGAVVERLASLLGTSKLVPDLLVRAPEVLQLLGDPARLTGRAPAEVAKSLRATVRRQPGLKAAVAAARSLRRHEVLRVAAADLLGLLDVREVCEALSSVWVAVLQSALSAAIRKRRAELDGEAATLAVIGMGRLGGAELGYGSDADVLFVCQPAEGVSDGDAVRYASSVAETVRKMLGAPSADPPLQVDADLRPEGRGGPLVRTLDSYRAYYARWGEVWETQALLRARFVAGDEELGERFISMIDPIRYPDGGLDASRAREVRRMKARVDTERMPRGADPTLHTKLGRGGLADVEWTVQLFQLRHAFDVPELRTTSTPGALSAMAEAGLADPEDTASLTEAWLLATRVRNAAMLVRGKAVDQVPSSGRDLAAVARILGYTADDDPGEFLDSYRRTTRRAHAVVERLFYQA; encoded by the coding sequence ATGGCAGAGCAGTCACGAGGGGCCGGATCCCCTGCGCGCTACGGCTTCACCGACGATCGAGCCGAGGAACACCTCCGCGCTGCCGGATGGTGGACCGACGCCGGGCCGGCCCGGGAAGCCGTGGACATCCTGGTCGCGCTGTCCCGCAGCGCCGACCCCGACCTCGCCCTGCGCAGCCTCGACCGCATCCGGGAAACCGACGAGCGGAACTGGTCGGAGCTCGCCGAGGCGCTGCGGGACAACCGCACCGTGCGCGGCCGGCTGGTCGCCGTACTCGGCACGTCCAGTGCCCTCGGCGACTTCCTCGTCGGCCACCCGGACGAGTGGACCCGCCTCGCCGCCGACAAGTGCACCGAAGCCGACTGCTACGCCGACGTCCTGCTCGACGCGGTCCGCGAGGGCGGTGAGATCCGCACCGGCACGCCAGCCGAGACCGCCCTCCGTGCCGCTTACCGCGGCCTGCTCCTCGAAATCGCCGGAACCGACCTCGGACACCTGGTCGAAGCCGCTCTCGACCGGCCCGCGTACGCCGAGGTCGCGCAGCAGCTCACGCTCCTCGCCGAGGCCGCGCTCGCCACCGGCCTGGAGATCGCGCAGGCCGAGCAGGCCCCGCAGGGCCTCGGGGACACCAGGCTGGCCGTCATCGCCATGGGCAAGTGCGGCGGCCGCGAGCTCAACTACGTCAGCGACGTCGACGTGATCTTCGTCGGCGACGGCGATCTGCAGCTGGCCACGCGGCTGGCCAGCACGATGATGCGGGTCGTCGGCAAGGCGTGTTTCGAGGTCGACGCCGCGCTCCGGCCCGAGGGCAAGCAAGGGGCGCTCGTCCGCACGATCGAGGGCCACACCGCCTACTACGAGAAGTGGGCCCGGACCTGGGAGTTCCAGGCGCTGCTCAAGGCCCGCCCGATCGCCGGGGACGCGGACCTCGGTAACCAGTACGCCGAGATGGTCACCTCGATGGTGTGGGCGGCCGCCGAACGGGAGAACTTCGTCGCCGACGTCCAGCAGATGCGCCGCCGTGTCGAGGGGCACGTGCCGTCCGAACTGGCCGAGCGCGAGCTGAAACTGGGGCGCGGCGGGCTGCGGGACGTCGAGTTCGCGGTCCAGCTGCTCCAGCTGGTCCACGGCCGAGCCGACCCCAGCCTTCGGTCGCCGTCGACCGTCGAGGCGCTCACCGCACTCGGGGCCGGCGGGTACGTCGGCCGCAGCGACGCCGCCGAGCTGGAGATGTCCTACGAGTTCCTGCGGACCGTCGAACACCGGTTGCAGCTGCGCCGCCTCCGCCGCACCCACCTGTTCCCCGATTTCAACGACGCCGCGGAACTGCGTGTGCTCGGCCGCGCGATCGGCGTCCGTCCCGAGATGGGCCGTGGCGAGGGTGAAATCCTCCTCGTCGAGTTCCGCCGCCACGTGCAGCGCATCCGCCGCCTGCACGAGAAGCTGTTCTACCGCCCGCTGCTGCAATCCGTGGCGAACGTGTCCACTGAGGACCTGCGGCTGACCACCAAACAGGCCGCGCAGCGCCTGGCCGCGCTCGGGTACGCGGCGCCGGACGGCGCGTTGCAGCACATCCGTGCCCTCACCGCCGGGGTGTCGCGGCGCGCGTCGATCCAGCGTGCGCTGCTGCCCGTCCTGCTCGACCTGCTCGCCGACACCCCCGACCCGGACGGCGGTCTGCTCGCCTACCGCAAGGTGTCCGAGGCGCTGGAGGACACGCCGTGGTACCTGCGGGTGCTGCGCGACGAGGGAGCTGTCGTCGAGCGGCTGGCGTCCCTGCTCGGCACGTCGAAGCTGGTGCCCGACCTGCTCGTCCGCGCGCCCGAGGTGCTGCAGCTGCTCGGCGATCCGGCGCGGCTGACCGGTCGCGCCCCCGCCGAGGTGGCGAAGTCGCTGCGGGCGACCGTGCGCAGGCAACCCGGGCTGAAGGCGGCGGTCGCCGCGGCCCGTTCGTTGCGGCGCCACGAGGTCCTCCGGGTGGCGGCGGCCGACCTGCTGGGGCTGCTGGACGTGCGGGAGGTGTGCGAGGCGCTGTCCTCGGTGTGGGTCGCGGTCCTGCAGAGCGCGTTGTCCGCGGCCATCCGGAAACGCCGCGCGGAGCTCGACGGCGAGGCCGCCACGCTGGCGGTCATCGGCATGGGCCGGCTGGGCGGCGCCGAGCTGGGTTACGGCTCGGACGCCGACGTCCTGTTCGTGTGCCAGCCGGCTGAGGGCGTGTCCGACGGTGACGCCGTCCGGTACGCGTCCTCGGTCGCCGAGACCGTGCGCAAGATGCTCGGTGCCCCGAGCGCCGACCCGCCGTTGCAGGTGGACGCCGACCTGCGGCCGGAGGGACGCGGCGGGCCGCTGGTGCGCACCCTCGACTCGTACCGCGCCTACTACGCCCGTTGGGGCGAGGTGTGGGAGACGCAGGCGCTGCTCCGCGCCCGGTTCGTCGCCGGTGACGAGGAGCTGGGGGAGCGGTTCATCTCGATGATCGACCCGATCCGCTACCCGGACGGCGGGCTCGACGCGTCCCGGGCTCGCGAGGTCCGGCGGATGAAGGCCCGGGTGGACACCGAACGGATGCCGCGCGGAGCCGACCCGACGCTGCACACCAAACTGGGTCGCGGCGGCCTGGCGGACGTGGAGTGGACCGTGCAGCTGTTCCAGCTCCGGCACGCGTTCGACGTCCCGGAGTTGCGCACCACCTCCACGCCCGGGGCGTTGTCGGCAATGGCCGAGGCCGGGCTGGCCGATCCGGAGGACACCGCGTCGCTCACCGAGGCGTGGCTGCTCGCCACCCGGGTGCGCAACGCGGCGATGCTGGTGCGCGGCAAGGCCGTCGACCAGGTGCCGAGCTCGGGACGGGACCTGGCCGCCGTCGCCCGCATCCTCGGCTACACCGCCGACGACGACCCCGGCGAATTCCTCGACTCCTACCGGCGCACCACCCGGCGGGCGCACGCCGTCGTCGAGCGGCTCTTCTACCAGGCGTGA
- a CDS encoding type 1 glutamine amidotransferase, with product MTTARLLVLQPDPSDPVGALGDWLTAAGAELDIRSLPQDSLPTTLDDHQGVVCLGGGMSAEDDTQHPWLADVRTLLADAARTNVPTLAICLGAQLLAVAAGGRVEVGESGPEVGPSLVAKKDAAWSDPLFADLPLMQDVMHFHEDVITRLPRGAVLLASAPRYPNQAFRLHRSAYGLQFHIETTTAAVRAWAQDAPRMAATRPAGVFDIETLDRNHADIAETWQPFAARFVQLARGALETAPPASLPFA from the coding sequence ATGACGACGGCGCGCCTCCTGGTCCTGCAACCCGATCCCTCGGACCCGGTGGGAGCCCTCGGCGACTGGCTCACCGCGGCCGGCGCGGAACTGGACATCCGGAGCTTGCCGCAGGACTCCCTCCCCACCACCCTCGACGATCACCAGGGCGTCGTGTGCCTCGGCGGCGGGATGAGCGCCGAGGACGACACCCAGCACCCGTGGCTCGCCGACGTCCGCACCCTCCTCGCCGACGCTGCGCGCACGAACGTGCCCACCCTCGCGATCTGCCTGGGAGCCCAGCTCCTCGCGGTCGCCGCCGGTGGCCGGGTCGAAGTGGGCGAATCCGGACCCGAGGTCGGTCCGTCGCTCGTCGCGAAGAAGGACGCCGCCTGGAGCGACCCCCTCTTCGCCGACCTCCCGCTGATGCAGGACGTCATGCACTTCCACGAGGACGTCATCACCCGGCTGCCCCGCGGCGCCGTCCTCCTCGCATCCGCTCCGCGATACCCCAACCAGGCGTTCCGGCTCCACCGGAGCGCCTACGGCCTCCAATTCCACATCGAAACCACCACCGCGGCCGTCCGGGCCTGGGCACAGGACGCACCGCGGATGGCGGCGACCCGGCCGGCCGGGGTGTTCGACATCGAGACGCTCGACCGCAACCACGCCGACATCGCCGAGACCTGGCAGCCCTTCGCGGCCCGGTTCGTCCAGCTCGCTCGAGGCGCACTGGAGACCGCCCCACCCGCGTCTCTCCCGTTCGCGTGA